The following proteins are co-located in the Gigantopelta aegis isolate Gae_Host chromosome 5, Gae_host_genome, whole genome shotgun sequence genome:
- the LOC121373654 gene encoding protein prune homolog 2-like, translated as MLSEGGSEKTMAERPQTLSTYSRTKGKRKIVPDVGLLDDDESSDSYLRASTDDVETPDDLDIPDDIDENALGELEWENDTPVRTPDDCEPIEEYSEEEERNDARHWKTVRLGDRQFRIDLKVIEPYKKVLSHGGYYGDGLNAIILFSGCYLPDRRRKDYHYVMDNLFYYVVHTLEQLVAEDYMIIYFHGATPKKQMPSFSWMKKCYQMIDRRLRKNLKALLLVHPTIWLKTIVMMTRPFISSKFSAKLRFVRTLDDLARLVPMEYVYVPDQVQAYDDHLMNRPNPSKPPSSP; from the exons AGCGACCACAGACATTAAGCACGTACTCGCGTACGAAGGGGAAGCGGAAGATCGTCCCTGACGTTGGTTTGCTGGACGACGATGAGAGCAGTGATTCGTATTTACGAGCCAGTACGGACGATGTTGAAACTCCAGACGACCTTGACATTCCTGATGACATAGATGAGAACGCTCTTGGTGAACTCGAGTGGGAAA ACGACACGCCCGTGCGGACGCCGGACGACTGTGAGCCGATCGAGGAATACTCTGAGGAGGAGGAGAGGAACGACGCCCGGCACTGGAAGACGGTCCGACTCGGCGACCGCCAGTTCCGCATCGACCTCAAAGTGATAGAACCGTACAAGAAGGTCCTGTCTCACGGGG GTTACTATGGTGATGGGCTGAATgcgattattttgttttctggttGTTACTTGCCCGACCGCAGAAGAAAAGATTACCATTATGTAATGGACAACCTCTTCTA CTACGTTGTGCACACTCTTGAACAGCTGGTGGCGGAGGACTACATGATCATTTACTTCCATGGTGCCACGCCCAAGAAACAGATGCCTAGTTTCAGCTGGATGAAGAAATGTTACCAGATGATAGACAGAAG ACTAAGGAAGAACCTCAAAGCCTTGTTACTAGTTCATCCTACAATCTGGCTGAAGACCATCGTGATGATGACGAGACCGTTTATCAG CTCCAAGTTTAGTGCCAAACTGAGATTCGTGCGGACGTTGGACGACCTGGCCCGGCTGGTTCCCATGGAGTATGTGTACGTGCCCGATCAAGTGCAGGC TTATGATGATCACCTCATGAACCGACCCAACCCTTCCAAACCTCCATCCTCCCCCTAG